In a genomic window of Rhododendron vialii isolate Sample 1 chromosome 12a, ASM3025357v1:
- the LOC131310360 gene encoding glutathione S-transferase U17-like yields MAPSDVKVLGAAPSPYVNRVQIALNLKHVDYEFLVEVFGSKSELLLKSNPVHKKVPVMIHGGKPICESLIIVQYIDEVWTDGPGILPTDPYDRAMARFWGAYVDDKWWPTLRGIWKAEGDEAKAVALEQFMEGMMLLEDAFVKCGKGKDFFGGDTIGYLDIALGSFLGWVRAIEKMANIMLLDETKTPGLFGWAERFGSNVAVKDVIRETEKLVEYAKMIVARSKAQ; encoded by the exons ATGGCACCGAGCGACGTGAAGGTTCTGGGTGCGGCGCCCAGCCCGTACGTGAACCGGGTTCAGATCGCCCTCAACTTGAAACACGTCGACTACGAGTTTCTTGTGGAGGTATTTGGGTCCAAGAGTGAGTTGCTACTGAAATCGAATCCGGTTCATAAGAAAGTCCCGGTCATGATTCATGGGGGGAAACCCATTTGCGAGTCCCTTATTATTGTGCAGTACATTGACGAGGTGTGGACCGATGGCCCGGGTATTCTCCCTACGGATCCGTACGATCGGGCCATGGCCCGATTCTGGGGTGCTTATGTTGATGATAAG TGGTGGCCGACACTGAGGGGGATTTGGAAAGCAGAGGGAGACGAGGCAAAAGCGGTAGCACTAGAGCAATTTATGGAAGGGATGATGCTGTTGGAGGATGCTTTTGTCAAATGTGGCAAAGGGAAGGACTTCTTTGGTGGTGACACAATCGGGTACCTCGATATAGCCCTCGGGAGCTTCTTGGGGTGGGTTAGAGCTATCGAGAAGATGGCCAATATAATGCTGCTCGATGAAACCAAGACCCCTGGGCTATTTGGATGGGCCGAGAGGTTTGGTTCGAATGTTGCTGTGAAAGATGTCATTCGGGAAACCGAGAAGCTTGTGGAGTATGCAAAGATGATTGTTGCCAGATCAAAAGCCCAGTAA
- the LOC131310372 gene encoding uncharacterized protein LOC131310372, with product MRTQVDHPSSSFSSSSPSNPSIWEVKIHRPFFLPSSKAMDQMLGHSAWNSTEERSQREREIVWAWNRVHGSQERERLLGLRREQERCTSQREDGDFWKPRSVAWLVIAHQTLPNDSAARVQEDRIKGALWPRVLLGLKPDFQMQGRL from the exons ATGAGAACCCAGGTCGATCATCCATCTTCATCGTTCTCATCTTCCTCGCCGTCGAACCCATCGATTTGGGAAGT GAAGATTCACCGTCCCTTCTTCCTCCCATCTAGCAAAGCAATGGACCAAATGCTTGGCCATTCTGCTTGGAATTCAACCGAAGAAAgatcgcagagagagagagagatagtgtGGGCATGGAATCGTGTACACGGAtcgcaggagagagagaggctgctCGGTCTGCGACGGGAGCAAGAGCGGTGTACTTCTCAGAGAGAAGATGGAGACTTCTGGAAACCCAG AAGTGTTGCTTGGCTGGTGATAGCCCATCAAACATTGCCCAATGATTCCGCTGCAAGAGTCCAAGAGGACCGGATCAAAGGAGCTTTGTGGCCGAGAGTGTTGCTGGGCTTGAAGCCAGATTTTCAAATGCAGGGCCGATTGTAG